From Halomicrobium salinisoli, the proteins below share one genomic window:
- a CDS encoding ferritin-like domain-containing protein — MTTDSPEALLVEGLQELYYSEQQLVDALGELSEQTEDESVAQAFSQHQEVTREHVNRLEQVFEQMDQEPDAKQEQVVDALIDEHEQFAQENEGEVLDRYNIEVGQKTEHYEIAAYGNATSLAGKLGYDEAADTLEQTLREEEQALDELSQVGEQFDEDIAAD, encoded by the coding sequence ATGACCACCGACTCCCCCGAGGCGCTCCTCGTAGAAGGGCTGCAGGAACTGTACTACAGCGAACAGCAGCTGGTCGACGCGCTCGGCGAGCTCTCCGAGCAGACCGAGGACGAGTCTGTCGCCCAGGCCTTCTCGCAGCATCAGGAGGTGACCAGAGAGCACGTGAACCGGCTGGAGCAGGTGTTCGAGCAGATGGACCAGGAGCCGGACGCCAAGCAGGAGCAGGTCGTCGACGCGCTGATCGACGAACACGAGCAGTTCGCCCAGGAGAACGAGGGCGAGGTCCTCGACCGCTACAACATCGAGGTCGGCCAGAAGACCGAGCACTACGAGATCGCCGCCTACGGCAACGCCACCTCGCTGGCCGGCAAGCTCGGCTACGACGAGGCCGCCGACACCCTCGAGCAGACGCTGCGCGAGGAGGAGCAGGCCCTCGACGAGCTCTCGCAGGTCGGCGAGCAGTTCGACGAGGACATCGCCGCCGACTGA
- a CDS encoding aldo/keto reductase, with protein MEYTTLGSTGMEVSKICLGCMSFGSEEDWMLDREESREIIERAIDLGVNFFDTANAYSDGESEEILGEVLADYDRDEQVVATKVRFPAGEDHPNADGLSRKTIEQELDNSLDRLGMDTIDLYQTHRVDPDTPPETTLRALDDAVRRGKVRHVGTSSMWAHQLAERLRVSEREDLVSFETMQNHYHVAYREEEREMLPLCDTEDIGVIPWGPLGQGFLARPFDELERTDRGDPENFHNPTPEYERGGGQEINERLQEVAADHGVTMAQAALAWQFQNDYVDAPIVGTTSIEHLEQAVEALEVDLSASDVAYLEEPYEPQPIVGHE; from the coding sequence ATGGAGTATACCACCCTCGGTTCCACCGGGATGGAGGTCTCGAAGATCTGTCTGGGCTGTATGAGCTTCGGGAGCGAGGAGGACTGGATGCTCGACCGCGAGGAGTCGCGGGAGATCATCGAGCGCGCCATCGACCTCGGGGTCAACTTCTTCGACACGGCCAACGCCTACTCCGACGGCGAGAGCGAGGAGATCCTCGGCGAGGTACTGGCCGACTACGACCGCGACGAGCAGGTCGTCGCCACGAAGGTCCGGTTCCCCGCCGGCGAGGACCACCCCAACGCCGACGGACTCTCCCGGAAGACCATCGAGCAGGAACTGGACAACTCCCTCGATCGGCTGGGCATGGACACCATCGACCTCTACCAGACCCACCGCGTCGACCCGGACACGCCGCCGGAGACGACGCTGCGGGCGCTCGACGACGCCGTCCGCAGGGGCAAGGTCCGCCACGTCGGCACCTCCTCGATGTGGGCCCACCAGCTCGCCGAGCGCCTGCGCGTCAGCGAGCGGGAGGACCTGGTCTCCTTCGAGACGATGCAGAACCACTACCACGTCGCCTACCGCGAGGAGGAGCGGGAGATGCTGCCCCTCTGTGACACGGAGGACATCGGCGTCATCCCGTGGGGGCCGCTGGGCCAGGGCTTCCTCGCGCGCCCGTTCGACGAACTGGAGCGCACCGACCGGGGCGACCCCGAGAACTTCCACAACCCCACGCCCGAGTACGAGCGCGGCGGCGGGCAGGAGATCAACGAGCGCCTCCAGGAGGTCGCCGCCGACCACGGGGTCACGATGGCCCAGGCCGCGCTGGCCTGGCAGTTCCAGAACGATTACGTCGACGCGCCCATCGTCGGTACCACCAGCATCGAGCACCTCGAACAGGCCGTCGAGGCGCTGGAGGTCGACCTCTCGGCCTCCGACGTGGCCTACCTCGAGGAGCCCTACGAGCCCCAGCCGATCGTCGGACACGAGTAG
- a CDS encoding sulfurtransferase, with the protein MSDYANDVLVSADWVEGKLDDFESDDSDLRLVEVDVDTEAYEEAHAPGAIGFNWETQLQDQTQRDILSKEDFEDLLGSHGISDDDTVVLYGDNSNWFAAYTYWQFKYYGHDDVRLLDGGREYWLDNDYPTTDEVPSFSERDYSASGPRESIRAYRDDVENAVEKGLPLVDVRSPEEFSGEVLAPPGLQETAQRGGHVPGAQNISWAAVTNDDGTFKDFDELEELYAEEGIDGDETTVAYCRIGERSSVAWFALHELLGYDDAVNYDGSWTEWGNLVGAPIEKGE; encoded by the coding sequence ATGAGCGACTACGCGAACGACGTCCTCGTCTCAGCGGACTGGGTCGAGGGCAAGCTCGACGACTTCGAGAGCGACGACTCTGATCTGCGGCTCGTGGAGGTCGACGTCGACACGGAGGCCTACGAGGAGGCCCACGCCCCCGGCGCGATCGGTTTCAACTGGGAGACGCAGCTCCAGGACCAGACCCAGCGGGACATCCTCTCGAAGGAGGACTTCGAGGACCTGCTCGGCAGTCACGGCATCAGCGACGACGACACCGTCGTCCTGTACGGCGACAACTCCAACTGGTTCGCCGCCTACACCTACTGGCAGTTCAAGTACTACGGCCACGACGACGTCCGCCTGCTGGACGGTGGCCGCGAGTACTGGCTCGACAACGACTATCCGACCACGGACGAGGTCCCGTCCTTCTCCGAGCGCGACTACAGCGCCTCCGGCCCGCGCGAGTCCATCCGCGCGTACCGCGACGACGTCGAGAACGCCGTCGAGAAGGGCCTGCCGCTCGTCGACGTCCGCTCGCCCGAGGAGTTCTCCGGCGAGGTCCTCGCGCCCCCGGGCCTGCAGGAGACGGCCCAGCGCGGCGGCCACGTCCCCGGCGCACAGAACATCTCCTGGGCGGCCGTCACCAACGACGACGGCACGTTCAAGGACTTCGACGAGCTGGAAGAGCTCTACGCCGAGGAAGGCATCGACGGCGACGAAACGACCGTCGCCTACTGCCGCATCGGCGAGCGCTCCTCCGTCGCCTGGTTCGCCCTGCACGAGCTGCTGGGCTACGACGACGCCGTCAACTACGACGGCTCCTGGACCGAGTGGGGCAACCTCGTGGGCGCCCCCATCGAGAAGGGCGAATAA
- a CDS encoding sulfurtransferase, translating into MTDIVSAEWVLDRPDVRIVDVRDAWEYDGIGHLPGAVNVPFDAYRADAHEAEGGEGSAGMLPDEGEFEALLGEAGIGVDDHVVAYDDTHGVFAARLLVTLELFGHDPAKLHLLDGDFSAWQLEHETTGEVPEPAPTDYAVDPPAETPLVDADAVSAAAESGDAVIVDTREQWEYEEGHIPGAVRLDWQTLVDDETRGLRPEDDVREILTERGIVPEERIVLYCNTARRISHTYVVLRHLGFEDVAFYEGSLTEWERQGRPLETA; encoded by the coding sequence ATGACCGACATCGTCTCCGCGGAGTGGGTGCTCGACCGCCCGGACGTCCGGATCGTCGACGTCCGGGACGCCTGGGAGTACGATGGCATCGGGCACCTCCCCGGCGCCGTGAACGTCCCCTTCGACGCCTACCGCGCCGACGCCCACGAGGCCGAGGGCGGCGAGGGAAGTGCCGGGATGCTCCCCGACGAAGGCGAGTTCGAGGCGCTGCTGGGCGAGGCCGGGATCGGCGTCGACGACCACGTGGTCGCCTACGACGACACCCACGGCGTGTTCGCGGCCCGCCTGCTCGTCACCCTGGAGCTGTTCGGCCACGACCCCGCGAAGCTCCACCTGCTGGACGGCGACTTCTCCGCGTGGCAGCTCGAGCACGAGACGACCGGTGAGGTTCCCGAGCCGGCGCCGACCGACTACGCCGTCGACCCGCCCGCTGAGACGCCGCTGGTCGACGCCGACGCGGTGTCCGCGGCCGCCGAGAGCGGCGACGCCGTCATCGTCGACACGCGCGAGCAGTGGGAGTACGAGGAGGGACACATCCCCGGCGCGGTCCGGCTGGACTGGCAGACCCTCGTCGACGACGAGACGCGCGGGCTCCGGCCCGAAGACGACGTCCGTGAGATCCTGACCGAGCGGGGGATCGTCCCGGAGGAGCGGATCGTGCTGTACTGCAACACCGCCCGGCGGATCAGCCACACCTACGTCGTCCTCCGGCACCTGGGCTTCGAGGACGTGGCCTTCTACGAGGGGAGCCTCACCGAGTGGGAGCGCCA